The Pseudophaeobacter arcticus DSM 23566 genome includes a region encoding these proteins:
- the putA gene encoding bifunctional proline dehydrogenase/L-glutamate gamma-semialdehyde dehydrogenase PutA — translation MTKHSKLRDRIDAGTYVDQQKMFAQLCNTAALDAADRAAICTKAAALVRDIRGHSNPGLMEVFLAEYGLSTDEGVALMCLAEALLRVPDADTIDALIEDKIAPSDWGKHLGRSSSSLVNASTWALMLTGRVLDEDRSPVGALRGAIKRLGEPVIRTAVGRAMKEMGRQFVLGENIEAAMKRAAGMEAKGYTYSYDMLGEAARTEADAARYHLAYSKAISAIAAGCTEDDIRKNPGISIKLSALHPRYELAQEARVMEELVPRIKALALLAKSAKMGLNIDAEEADRLSLSLEVIDAVVSDPSLAGWEGFGVVVQAYGPRTGLAIDALYEMAEKYNRRFMVRLVKGAYWDTEIKLAQVEGVDGFPVYTNKALTDVSYIANARKLLQMTDRIYPQFATHNAHTVSAILHMAKDAEAYEFQRLHGMGETLHNMVLEQNKTRCRIYAPVGAHSDLLAYLVRRLLENGANSSFVNQIVDEEVAPEVVAADPFVEAADCANKIPTGPELFAPERPNSKGFDLGHAPTLARIEQARAPWHKHSWQAAPLIAGDAAPEAAEDVINPSDLTTVGQVTPSSAADVEQALTAARPWDAPAAERAAVLNRAADLYEENFGELFAILAREAGKSIPDAVAELREAVDFMRYYAANIPNAAPAGVFTCISPWNFPLAIFSGQISAGLACGNAVLAKPAEQTPLIAHRAISLMHEAGVPRSALQLLPGRGSKIGAALTGDARVDGVAFTGSTATAMRIRSTMADSLRPGAPLIAETGGLNAMIVDSTALPEQAVQSIIESAFQSAGQRCSALRCLYLQDDIAESVLTMLKGAMDVLNLGDPWHLNVDSGPVIDAGARAGILVHIDQARAEGRVLKEMSTPQGGTFVGPTLISVKGIGDLEQEIFGPVLHVARFKSQDLDKVIDQINATGYGLTFGLHTRIDDRVQHVCDRIHAGNIYVNRNQIGAIVGSQPFGGEGLSGTGPKAGGPNYLARFCAPDRQTSTETWGTTTAELPGETGVPGRPITTSLPGPTGESNRLTTSARPPLLCMGPGATAAAAQAKEVIGIGGTAIEAHGLFDLHRLEFIQGIAGVLWWGDEDTGREIERTLAKRQGPILPLIPGHPDRARVLAERHVCVDTTAAGGNAALLGGES, via the coding sequence ATGACCAAGCACAGCAAACTGCGTGACCGGATTGATGCCGGAACCTATGTCGACCAACAAAAGATGTTCGCCCAGCTGTGCAATACCGCAGCGCTGGATGCAGCGGACCGCGCGGCGATCTGCACCAAGGCCGCCGCATTGGTGCGCGACATCCGGGGCCATTCCAATCCGGGCCTGATGGAGGTTTTCCTGGCGGAATATGGCCTCTCCACCGACGAAGGCGTCGCCCTGATGTGTCTTGCTGAGGCCCTGCTGCGGGTGCCGGATGCCGATACCATTGATGCGCTGATCGAAGACAAGATCGCACCTTCCGACTGGGGCAAGCACCTGGGCCGCTCGTCCTCCTCGCTGGTCAACGCCTCAACCTGGGCTTTGATGCTCACCGGTCGGGTGCTAGATGAAGACCGAAGCCCCGTGGGCGCGCTGCGCGGAGCGATCAAACGGCTGGGCGAGCCGGTGATCCGCACCGCCGTTGGTCGCGCGATGAAGGAAATGGGCCGCCAGTTTGTGCTCGGGGAAAACATCGAAGCCGCCATGAAGCGCGCCGCCGGGATGGAAGCCAAGGGCTATACCTACTCCTATGACATGCTGGGCGAAGCCGCCCGCACCGAAGCCGATGCCGCGCGCTATCACCTGGCCTATTCCAAGGCGATCTCAGCGATTGCGGCTGGCTGCACCGAGGATGACATCCGGAAGAACCCTGGCATTTCAATCAAGCTATCGGCCCTGCACCCACGCTATGAACTGGCCCAGGAAGCCCGCGTCATGGAAGAGCTGGTACCGCGCATCAAGGCGCTGGCGCTCTTGGCCAAATCCGCAAAGATGGGCCTGAACATCGACGCCGAAGAGGCCGATCGCCTGTCGCTGTCGCTGGAAGTGATTGACGCGGTGGTCTCGGATCCGTCGCTGGCCGGCTGGGAGGGCTTTGGCGTTGTAGTCCAGGCCTATGGGCCACGCACCGGTCTGGCGATTGACGCGCTGTATGAGATGGCCGAAAAATACAACCGCCGCTTTATGGTGCGCCTGGTCAAGGGTGCCTATTGGGACACCGAGATCAAGCTGGCGCAGGTCGAAGGCGTCGATGGTTTTCCGGTCTACACCAACAAGGCGCTCACCGATGTCTCTTATATCGCCAATGCCCGCAAACTGTTGCAGATGACCGACCGGATCTATCCGCAGTTTGCCACCCACAACGCCCATACCGTCAGCGCAATCCTGCATATGGCCAAGGATGCCGAGGCCTATGAATTCCAGCGCCTGCATGGCATGGGCGAAACCCTGCACAATATGGTGCTGGAGCAAAACAAGACCCGCTGCCGCATCTATGCGCCCGTTGGCGCCCATAGTGACCTGTTGGCCTATCTGGTGCGTCGCCTGCTGGAAAACGGCGCCAACAGCTCCTTTGTCAATCAGATCGTCGACGAAGAGGTGGCCCCCGAAGTGGTCGCCGCCGATCCCTTTGTCGAGGCCGCGGACTGTGCCAATAAAATCCCAACCGGCCCTGAACTTTTTGCACCGGAACGGCCAAATTCCAAAGGCTTTGATCTGGGCCATGCGCCCACCCTTGCCCGGATTGAGCAGGCCCGCGCGCCCTGGCACAAACACAGCTGGCAAGCAGCGCCGCTGATTGCCGGTGATGCAGCGCCGGAAGCGGCTGAGGATGTCATCAACCCCTCTGATCTGACCACCGTCGGGCAGGTTACCCCCTCCAGTGCGGCAGATGTGGAACAGGCGCTCACCGCCGCCCGACCCTGGGATGCCCCCGCGGCCGAACGGGCTGCCGTGCTGAACAGGGCGGCAGATCTCTATGAGGAAAACTTTGGCGAGCTCTTTGCCATTCTGGCGCGAGAAGCGGGCAAGAGCATTCCAGATGCGGTGGCCGAGCTGCGCGAAGCGGTGGATTTCATGCGCTACTACGCGGCAAATATCCCCAATGCGGCCCCTGCCGGGGTGTTCACCTGCATCTCGCCCTGGAACTTCCCGCTGGCGATCTTCTCGGGGCAGATTTCTGCCGGGCTGGCCTGTGGCAATGCGGTGCTGGCCAAACCAGCGGAACAAACGCCGCTGATTGCCCATCGGGCCATATCGCTGATGCATGAGGCCGGTGTGCCCCGCAGCGCCCTGCAACTGCTGCCGGGACGGGGCTCAAAAATTGGCGCCGCCCTGACCGGGGATGCCCGTGTTGATGGCGTTGCCTTCACCGGCTCCACGGCCACTGCCATGCGGATCCGCAGCACCATGGCCGACAGCCTGCGCCCCGGCGCGCCGCTGATTGCTGAAACCGGTGGGCTAAACGCGATGATCGTCGACAGTACCGCCCTGCCCGAGCAAGCGGTGCAGTCGATTATTGAGAGCGCCTTTCAGTCCGCAGGTCAACGCTGTTCGGCACTGCGCTGTCTCTATCTGCAGGACGATATTGCCGAAAGCGTGCTGACCATGCTCAAAGGCGCGATGGATGTGCTCAATCTTGGCGATCCTTGGCATCTGAATGTCGACAGCGGCCCGGTGATTGATGCGGGCGCCCGTGCCGGTATCCTGGTCCATATCGACCAGGCCCGCGCAGAAGGTCGGGTGTTGAAAGAGATGAGCACGCCGCAAGGTGGCACCTTTGTCGGGCCAACCCTGATTTCGGTCAAGGGGATCGGCGATCTTGAGCAAGAGATCTTTGGGCCGGTTCTGCATGTGGCCCGCTTCAAATCCCAGGATCTGGACAAGGTCATCGACCAGATCAATGCCACCGGATACGGGCTGACCTTTGGGTTGCACACCCGCATTGATGACCGGGTGCAGCACGTCTGTGACCGCATTCACGCGGGCAATATCTATGTGAACCGCAACCAGATTGGCGCGATTGTCGGCAGCCAACCCTTTGGCGGCGAAGGCCTGTCCGGCACCGGCCCCAAGGCAGGTGGCCCCAACTACCTCGCCCGGTTCTGCGCGCCAGACCGTCAGACCAGCACCGAAACCTGGGGGACAACCACGGCTGAGCTGCCGGGAGAGACCGGCGTTCCCGGTCGTCCCATCACCACCTCCCTGCCCGGCCCGACCGGTGAATCCAACCGGCTGACCACCTCGGCCCGCCCGCCGCTGCTGTGCATGGGGCCCGGTGCCACCGCCGCAGCGGCCCAGGCCAAAGAGGTCATCGGCATCGGCGGCACCGCAATCGAGGCCCACGGGCTGTTCGATCTGCATCGTTTGGAATTCATCCAAGGGATTGCAGGCGTCTTGTGGTGGGGCGATGAGGACACCGGCCGCGAAATCGAGCGCACCCTGGCCAAACGACAGGGGCCAATCCTGCCGCTGATCCCTGGCCACCCTGATCGCGCCCGGGTTCTGGCAGAGCGCCATGTCTGTGTCGACACCACCGCAGCGGGCGGCAATGCGGCCCTGCTTGGCGGCGAAAGCTAA
- a CDS encoding tyrosine-type recombinase/integrase, translating to MASIRKLKSGYRAEIARRGIRKSKVFPTKQEAKDWAARAEYEILHGDKIAAKLTLGELFHRYAREVSPAKRGHRWEVIRLEKFGRDPIAQIRLEDLSAKDFAKWRDKRLQEVAPASVIREMQLMSSVLTVARRDWELVSINPLSDVRKPTKPQPRDRLPTSAEIEAMQFSAGEDLSKATARAFHAFKFAMECAMRAGEIAGLEWDRVDLDRRVALLTHTKNGRPREVPLSSKAVELIRALPELDPVFGLSSRQLDVLFRKLRDRAGVKGLTFHDSRHAAITALSTKLDVLALARMVGHTDLRQLRVYYNESAEELAKRLD from the coding sequence ATGGCGTCTATTCGTAAGCTCAAATCAGGATACCGGGCAGAGATTGCCCGCAGGGGTATCCGAAAGTCAAAGGTATTCCCGACAAAGCAAGAGGCCAAGGATTGGGCTGCGCGGGCGGAATATGAGATACTGCACGGCGATAAGATCGCTGCCAAGCTGACATTGGGTGAGCTGTTTCACCGCTACGCCCGTGAGGTGTCGCCAGCGAAACGTGGTCACCGATGGGAAGTCATCAGGCTGGAGAAGTTTGGGCGAGATCCTATTGCTCAAATTCGCCTGGAGGACTTGTCTGCCAAAGACTTTGCCAAGTGGCGGGACAAGCGGTTGCAGGAGGTCGCCCCGGCAAGCGTCATTCGAGAAATGCAGCTCATGTCTTCGGTTCTGACTGTCGCGCGGCGCGATTGGGAGCTGGTCTCAATAAACCCGCTGAGCGATGTGCGAAAGCCCACAAAGCCTCAGCCGCGTGATCGACTACCAACCTCTGCCGAGATCGAGGCGATGCAGTTCAGCGCTGGTGAGGATCTGAGCAAGGCCACTGCGCGCGCGTTCCATGCGTTCAAATTTGCGATGGAATGCGCCATGCGCGCGGGAGAAATCGCAGGGTTGGAGTGGGATCGCGTCGACCTGGATCGCCGGGTGGCTCTGCTGACCCACACAAAGAACGGCAGGCCGCGCGAGGTGCCTTTGTCGAGCAAGGCTGTTGAGCTCATAAGAGCGTTGCCGGAATTGGATCCCGTGTTTGGCCTGTCGTCTCGTCAGTTGGATGTGTTGTTCCGAAAGCTGCGGGACCGGGCAGGTGTGAAGGGGCTGACTTTTCATGATTCCCGCCATGCGGCCATTACCGCCCTCTCAACCAAGCTAGATGTGCTGGCGCTTGCTCGGATGGTGGGACACACAGATTTGCGGCAATTGCGGGTGTACTATAATGAAAGTGCCGAAGAGCTGGCCAAGCGCCTTGATTAG
- a CDS encoding UvrD-helicase domain-containing protein, whose protein sequence is MPKALVIAEEALVSLNVSLIDETWTENFEIPANTVGLRRVEFDDCIYILAEASKEDSRFVIVDVDILAKVEFPADTLSRIFRAGICKFDRTSALPTNWQPFHEGPIFSIYVSNSRTSRQRLHFYQRAKDTEHLFVFLVTPDAVPFRGISPNYGVFDRAVSGILDALVAEVVAPAETFGEFGILLSEHDGLGLGFDGLLNEWYNSKLNTAQRDFVTRDHSGPVRLRGAAGTGKTQAMAVKCLWDLYTDADGDNQKTFAFITHSSALAHDVVRRLFLVLDPTQRWEKLTTSEGRPKLWIGTLYDLAQERMSYERKGLTPLSTDGLEGREFQMDFIQDAISKIGKNPRHALPLRAKVKNLSAVFTPEGPGPSLLQDIANEIACVLDADRVRKGHDSGKNYLTARRESWQMPLETRADRELMLEIYDAYRAELQSHKLFGMDQMISDFERYLVSHEWDHLRETQGFDVIFVDEYHYFNRIETMIFHNLFAPRAAVNGSLPLFMAYDLKQSISDGALNAGAARFRNPKVGESKQVELQQVYRSTGEIVSFLRQIDGAFPALNLEGELASELEQYSGKSERELGAVPEIWEFDKNIELIDKVVADAKAETVRLQGRGRQVAVLCMSMDMFRIYREAGRIKENVVRVESREDLDQLRYAKRKCVLSMPEYVAGLQFETVYLIHVDAADWATHDLSVGAKRRYLSRLYLGASRAANRLILVSSHERGGASPILSGLYQANSPDREN, encoded by the coding sequence ATGCCGAAGGCACTTGTAATCGCCGAAGAGGCGCTCGTGAGTCTCAATGTGTCCCTGATCGATGAAACCTGGACAGAAAACTTCGAGATCCCTGCCAATACCGTCGGCCTGCGTCGCGTTGAATTTGACGACTGTATCTATATCCTCGCCGAGGCCAGCAAAGAAGACAGCAGGTTCGTCATCGTCGACGTCGACATCTTGGCGAAAGTCGAATTTCCGGCGGATACCCTTAGCCGCATCTTCCGGGCAGGGATCTGCAAGTTCGACCGGACGAGCGCCCTGCCCACCAACTGGCAGCCTTTTCACGAGGGCCCGATCTTTTCGATTTACGTATCGAATTCTAGAACGTCCAGGCAAAGGCTGCACTTCTATCAAAGAGCCAAGGACACTGAGCATCTGTTCGTTTTCCTTGTCACGCCAGATGCTGTCCCCTTCCGGGGCATCTCGCCCAACTACGGCGTCTTTGACCGCGCGGTTTCCGGCATCCTCGATGCCCTTGTTGCAGAAGTCGTCGCGCCCGCGGAGACCTTCGGCGAATTCGGCATCCTCTTGTCGGAACATGACGGCCTAGGCTTAGGCTTCGACGGGCTGCTGAACGAATGGTACAATTCCAAGCTCAATACAGCCCAACGCGACTTCGTCACTCGCGATCATTCGGGCCCGGTGCGCCTCAGAGGGGCGGCGGGCACTGGCAAGACTCAGGCCATGGCGGTGAAGTGTCTTTGGGACCTCTACACAGACGCAGACGGCGATAATCAGAAGACATTCGCCTTTATCACCCACAGCTCGGCCCTAGCCCACGACGTCGTCCGGCGGCTCTTCCTCGTCCTTGATCCCACGCAACGCTGGGAGAAACTGACGACAAGCGAAGGGCGACCGAAACTATGGATCGGCACGCTTTACGATCTGGCACAGGAAAGGATGAGCTATGAGCGGAAAGGCCTGACACCCCTTTCCACCGACGGGCTCGAGGGGCGCGAGTTCCAGATGGACTTCATCCAGGACGCCATTTCCAAGATCGGCAAGAACCCCCGCCATGCACTGCCCTTACGCGCCAAGGTCAAGAACCTGTCTGCAGTCTTCACACCCGAAGGCCCAGGCCCAAGCCTGCTTCAAGACATCGCAAATGAAATCGCTTGCGTCCTTGATGCCGATCGCGTCCGCAAGGGGCATGATTCCGGCAAAAACTACCTGACCGCCCGACGCGAGTCCTGGCAGATGCCGCTGGAAACCCGTGCCGACCGCGAGCTGATGCTTGAGATTTACGATGCCTATCGGGCAGAGCTGCAAAGCCACAAGCTCTTTGGCATGGACCAGATGATTTCCGACTTCGAGCGTTACCTCGTGTCGCACGAATGGGACCACCTTCGAGAGACGCAGGGCTTCGACGTGATCTTCGTCGACGAGTACCACTACTTCAATCGCATCGAGACTATGATCTTCCATAATCTCTTTGCCCCCCGGGCCGCGGTGAATGGCAGTCTGCCGCTCTTTATGGCCTATGACCTGAAGCAAAGCATATCTGATGGAGCGCTCAACGCTGGGGCTGCTCGCTTCCGCAATCCAAAGGTGGGCGAGTCTAAACAGGTGGAGCTTCAACAGGTCTACCGCTCGACGGGGGAGATAGTGAGTTTCCTTAGACAAATCGACGGCGCATTCCCCGCTTTGAACCTTGAAGGGGAGCTCGCCTCCGAACTCGAACAATATTCGGGGAAATCCGAAAGGGAGCTGGGGGCCGTGCCGGAGATCTGGGAGTTCGATAAGAACATCGAGCTAATTGATAAAGTCGTGGCAGATGCCAAGGCCGAAACGGTTCGTTTGCAAGGTCGTGGTCGACAGGTGGCGGTGCTCTGCATGTCCATGGACATGTTCCGGATTTATCGGGAGGCCGGACGCATCAAAGAAAATGTAGTGCGGGTGGAATCGCGCGAAGACCTTGATCAGCTGCGTTACGCCAAGCGCAAATGCGTGCTGTCCATGCCGGAATATGTCGCTGGCCTGCAATTCGAGACGGTCTATCTCATACACGTCGATGCCGCCGACTGGGCGACGCATGACCTGAGCGTGGGCGCCAAGCGACGCTACCTGTCGCGGCTCTACCTTGGCGCTAGCCGGGCGGCCAACCGGTTGATCCTAGTCTCCTCTCACGAACGGGGCGGCGCCAGTCCGATCCTCTCCGGCCTGTATCAGGCGAACTCGCCGGACCGGGAGAATTGA
- a CDS encoding rhomboid family intramembrane serine protease, with amino-acid sequence MFPLRDHNPSNCTPYVVYVLIAANVLAYLLYSGLSTNPQALMQFYQAYAIIPAQIVGGENSSTLLTSVFIHGGLMHLGGNMLFLWIFGDNLEDEMGHLPFLAFYLACGVGAGLIHVLAAPTSQVPTIGASGAIAGVMGGYLLLFPKARVDILLILIIFFRVITVPAALMLGLWLALQIFGGFGSDPNEGGVAYWAHAGGFAVGLVLALPLWLRRGGPRFWQQTAGTPPNPKTEYTYSVTRVPRLPRKKKNPGRTKPGPWGK; translated from the coding sequence ATGTTTCCACTGCGTGACCACAACCCGTCAAACTGCACACCCTATGTGGTTTATGTCCTGATAGCCGCCAATGTTCTGGCTTATCTGCTCTACTCGGGCCTCAGCACCAATCCACAGGCCCTGATGCAATTCTATCAGGCCTATGCCATCATCCCCGCACAAATTGTTGGGGGTGAGAACTCTTCCACCCTGCTCACATCGGTGTTCATCCATGGCGGCCTGATGCATCTGGGCGGCAATATGCTGTTTCTCTGGATCTTTGGCGACAATCTGGAAGATGAGATGGGGCATTTGCCCTTTCTCGCCTTTTATCTTGCCTGTGGCGTGGGCGCAGGGCTGATCCATGTGCTGGCGGCCCCAACCTCGCAGGTGCCCACCATCGGTGCCTCGGGCGCCATTGCAGGGGTCATGGGCGGCTATTTGCTGCTGTTTCCCAAGGCGCGCGTCGACATATTGCTGATCCTGATCATATTTTTCCGCGTTATCACCGTGCCCGCCGCGCTGATGCTGGGGCTTTGGCTGGCCTTGCAGATCTTTGGTGGCTTTGGCTCTGACCCGAATGAGGGCGGTGTCGCCTATTGGGCCCATGCTGGTGGTTTTGCGGTTGGGCTGGTGCTCGCGCTGCCGCTTTGGCTGCGCCGGGGCGGACCAAGGTTTTGGCAGCAGACCGCCGGCACGCCACCAAACCCCAAAACCGAATATACCTATAGCGTCACCCGTGTCCCCCGCCTGCCACGCAAGAAAAAGAATCCAGGTCGCACAAAACCCGGCCCCTGGGGCAAGTGA
- a CDS encoding inositol monophosphatase family protein, translating to MIGSANLNVMIKAARKAGRSLVKDFQEVENLQVSRKGAGDFVSKADIAAEKILKDELMGARPTYGWLAEEGGETPGEDPTRRWIVDPLDGTTNFLHGLPHWAISIALEHKGNIVSGVIYDPAKDEMFFAEKGTGAWMNETRIRVSARHRMIESIFATGLPFAGRADLPETLKDLARLLPATAGVRRFGSAALDMAYVAAGRYEGFWERRLHSWDLAAGIIIVKEAGGLAEALDPENSIVESGEVICANEPIFESFAKVIRN from the coding sequence ATGATTGGCAGCGCAAACCTTAATGTGATGATCAAAGCCGCCCGCAAGGCTGGCCGTTCCCTGGTGAAGGATTTCCAGGAAGTGGAAAACCTGCAGGTCTCGCGCAAGGGCGCTGGCGACTTTGTCTCCAAGGCCGATATTGCCGCCGAGAAGATCCTGAAGGATGAGCTGATGGGCGCACGGCCAACCTATGGCTGGCTGGCCGAAGAAGGTGGCGAAACCCCCGGCGAGGATCCAACCCGCCGCTGGATTGTCGACCCGCTGGATGGCACCACCAACTTTCTGCATGGTCTGCCGCACTGGGCGATCTCCATCGCGCTGGAGCACAAGGGCAACATCGTTTCCGGGGTGATCTATGACCCCGCCAAGGATGAGATGTTCTTTGCCGAAAAAGGCACTGGCGCCTGGATGAACGAGACCCGCATTCGGGTTTCTGCCCGTCACCGTATGATTGAATCCATTTTTGCCACAGGCCTGCCTTTTGCGGGCCGCGCCGATCTGCCAGAAACCCTGAAGGATCTGGCGCGCCTCTTGCCTGCGACCGCTGGTGTGCGCCGCTTTGGTTCGGCTGCGCTGGACATGGCCTATGTGGCCGCTGGCCGCTACGAGGGCTTTTGGGAGCGCCGGCTGCATTCTTGGGATCTGGCAGCGGGCATCATTATCGTAAAAGAGGCCGGCGGTCTGGCAGAGGCGTTGGATCCGGAAAATAGCATCGTCGAAAGCGGCGAAGTGATCTGCGCCAACGAGCCGATCTTTGAAAGCTTTGCCAAGGTGATCCGGAACTGA
- a CDS encoding GFA family protein, protein MVTLTASCHCGAVALTADFPQGLASAARCDCSFCRRRGAAAVTALSSSLKIQKGAENLSLYTWGTGTAKHYFCKTCGIYTHHQRRSDPNECGVNLGCIDGGNPRIHAQIYGEIPWHDGVNHPSDQ, encoded by the coding sequence ATGGTCACTCTCACCGCAAGCTGCCATTGTGGCGCAGTCGCGTTGACCGCAGATTTTCCGCAGGGGCTGGCCTCGGCGGCCCGCTGTGACTGTTCCTTTTGTCGCCGCCGAGGCGCTGCGGCGGTAACGGCGCTCAGCAGTTCCCTAAAGATACAAAAGGGCGCCGAGAACCTGAGTCTCTACACCTGGGGCACCGGCACGGCCAAGCACTACTTTTGCAAGACCTGCGGCATCTATACCCATCATCAGCGCCGCTCTGACCCGAATGAATGCGGGGTAAACCTGGGTTGCATCGACGGGGGCAATCCCAGAATCCATGCGCAAATCTATGGTGAAATTCCCTGGCATGACGGGGTAAACCACCCTTCGGATCAGTAG
- a CDS encoding Lrp/AsnC family transcriptional regulator: MDFSDLDLFDRKILNVLAEDGRISIADLARRIGLSKSPTQTRLRRLESAGVITGYRALIDPIRLGLDHVAFVEVKLDDTRESALSKFNAAVVKLPEIEQAHMMASHFDYLLKVRTRSMSAYRQVLGEKISSLPHVASTSTYVAMQAVKEDAVMTPV, encoded by the coding sequence ATGGATTTTTCAGATCTTGATCTCTTTGATCGAAAGATTCTCAACGTATTGGCGGAGGATGGGCGGATTTCCATTGCCGACCTTGCCCGTCGCATCGGGTTGTCGAAATCCCCGACGCAGACACGGCTGCGCCGATTGGAGAGCGCCGGGGTCATCACCGGGTATCGCGCCTTGATTGATCCAATCCGTCTGGGTTTGGATCACGTAGCCTTTGTTGAGGTCAAACTGGATGACACCCGTGAATCCGCCCTGTCCAAGTTCAACGCTGCAGTAGTGAAACTTCCTGAGATTGAGCAGGCCCATATGATGGCGTCGCATTTTGACTATCTGCTCAAGGTGCGCACGCGGTCGATGTCGGCTTACCGGCAGGTTCTGGGGGAAAAGATCTCCTCCCTGCCGCATGTGGCTTCCACCTCGACCTATGTGGCGATGCAGGCGGTCAAGGAAGATGCGGTAATGACCCCGGTTTGA
- a CDS encoding helix-turn-helix domain-containing protein translates to MNYLETERACRRGDTSAEAIHQRLVATRLMTGLSQKELAANAGIKYTTFRSQEQSGAPSVQLMSYFLSAFSVDFNFILGGDPARLPADVLQEILKHLG, encoded by the coding sequence ATGAACTATCTTGAAACAGAACGCGCCTGCCGACGCGGTGACACCTCCGCAGAAGCCATCCACCAACGCCTGGTGGCAACACGCTTAATGACCGGCCTGTCGCAGAAAGAACTCGCAGCAAACGCGGGTATAAAATACACGACCTTTCGTTCGCAGGAACAAAGCGGCGCGCCTTCTGTCCAGCTTATGAGCTATTTCCTGTCCGCCTTTTCGGTGGACTTTAACTTCATTCTAGGGGGCGACCCCGCGCGGCTGCCCGCCGACGTTCTTCAAGAGATACTGAAGCACCTCGGCTAA
- a CDS encoding NADP-dependent oxidoreductase, protein MSTEMQEIVLASRPEAEPKPENFRLETHPLPNPGEGEVLVKVHYMSLDPYMRGRMDDAKSYAAPVPIGGRMEAGGVGEVIASNSPHFEVGDFAFGMFGWASHGCLPARELRKLDPKQGPITAALGVLGMPGFTGWHGLSAYGRPQAGETLVVAAATGPVGSMVGQLAKKAGLRVVGIAGGAEKCKMAVETFGFDACLDHRAYADARALRQDLKEACPKGIDIYFENVGGKVLEAVLPMMNPNGRIPICGMIAWYNAGGLGEGASDAALTGPNIWRNVLVKFLSVNGFIISNHFDRYPEFLKEVGPMVAKGELRFVEDIAEGLENAPTAFMAMLNGGNTGKQIVKLV, encoded by the coding sequence ATGAGCACAGAAATGCAAGAAATCGTTTTGGCAAGCCGCCCAGAAGCGGAACCCAAGCCTGAAAATTTTCGATTGGAAACCCATCCGCTGCCCAATCCGGGTGAAGGGGAAGTTCTTGTAAAAGTTCACTATATGTCGCTGGACCCCTATATGCGTGGCCGTATGGACGACGCCAAATCCTACGCCGCTCCGGTGCCGATCGGAGGTCGCATGGAAGCCGGCGGCGTTGGTGAGGTCATCGCGTCAAACAGCCCCCATTTTGAGGTCGGCGATTTTGCCTTTGGCATGTTTGGCTGGGCCAGCCATGGTTGCCTGCCCGCGCGTGAGCTGCGCAAGCTGGACCCAAAACAGGGGCCAATCACTGCAGCGCTTGGCGTGTTGGGCATGCCCGGGTTTACCGGATGGCATGGCTTATCCGCTTACGGCCGCCCCCAGGCGGGGGAAACTCTTGTTGTGGCGGCGGCGACCGGCCCGGTTGGATCCATGGTTGGTCAACTGGCCAAAAAGGCAGGGCTGCGGGTTGTTGGCATCGCCGGTGGCGCGGAAAAGTGCAAAATGGCGGTCGAGACCTTTGGCTTTGACGCCTGCCTGGATCACCGCGCCTACGCGGATGCCCGTGCCCTGCGCCAGGATCTGAAAGAGGCCTGCCCCAAAGGTATCGACATCTATTTTGAAAACGTCGGCGGCAAGGTGCTGGAGGCGGTGCTGCCGATGATGAACCCCAATGGGCGCATCCCGATCTGCGGCATGATCGCCTGGTATAACGCCGGTGGCCTGGGCGAAGGTGCCAGCGACGCAGCCCTCACCGGCCCCAATATCTGGCGCAATGTGCTGGTGAAGTTCCTCTCGGTAAACGGCTTTATCATCTCCAACCATTTTGACCGCTATCCTGAGTTCCTGAAGGAAGTTGGCCCAATGGTGGCCAAAGGCGAGCTCCGTTTTGTCGAAGACATCGCCGAAGGTCTGGAAAACGCCCCAACCGCCTTTATGGCAATGCTGAACGGCGGCAATACCGGCAAGCAGATCGTCAAACTGGTTTAA